TTTCCCGTGTGTATGGTCAAGTACTCATTATGGGGAGCCGCAAGTTCACCGTAATGCTCGGCACACGGCCATTGGCACCGATCAAAGGAACACTGGTGTGGCTGTTGTTGGCGCTTTGTCCGGTTTTGGCAACTAGATGGTCTATACGGTGCCTATGGAAGGCCCGTCACTGGACTGCGACCCCTATGGGTTCATAAGCAGGAAGTgtacctggaagaataaacaGGAGAAAAGTGGAAGGAGTCTGAGGAAAATTCAACGACCGATAGTGGCGGTCGGAGGGGCTCTTGTAGCCAGAAAATGTTCAAGTGTGTGCAGACTAGACGAGGTGGAATCTTTGCAGTGATGGTGAATCCCATGGATGGTGAAAAACAGGAGGGCGAATAGAAAGTATTTGGAGCGGATGACTgggggtacctagaaggaTGCATAGGGAGGAGAATGACCATATTGCTCAAGAGGACTAAATTTGGCAAGCATCTCACAGTATAAAGGAAGGAGCAGAAATTACACTAGAAATGGGATTGTCTTGCTGCGAAATCTCTTCCCAAAGGTACAAAATCACTTGCTTCAGGAACAATGATGGCTATGAAGGCTGCTCTCTACGATTAGGCCAGGTCTTCCAGATGATAAGGGGATGAAGAAAGTATTGGAGTAAGGGCACAGACTCTGATGCTACTGAGGTTGTCTTTGATCTCTCTTCCCCCGATCCCTCCTTGGCTATAGAGTATGAAAGCACCGTGGATGGAGTAGTTACCCTTTGGGAGGCTGACTATTATTCTTTTCTACATACCAGAAATCGTGAATTCTAAAACAGTTGAAATGATAATGCCGACGTGGCAAAACAGTGGCTTTTTAAAGTCTAAAAACCGACATGCTGCATTAAGCGTGTGTGGTAATGCAGTCTTCTATAATTTTGGAGAGTGACCCAGTATCTACGATATCCTCAGTCTTGCAGGTCCTAATGAGAGAACCTTTGTGGAAGACCCAAACTGAAGTGCAAAAGCGTAACATACTCACATCATGAGCTGctataaatgttgtacaaTGTCCAAAATGTGTCTTGATTAAATCATAAATGGGGGTCCCAATTGTAGCGAACGAGGTCTCAtgttcatcctctggaggttcatCAACCAGGAGaaccttgaagaattcCCTGTAGAGCACTAGTCTTGCTACTGAAAGTGTGCGTAGCTGTGAGTTTGAAAGCACCATGCCATGGTCAACGTTGACATTATCCACAGAAGAATCATGTGGCTTTAAAGTAGGTCCATAGTATACCCTCTTGTAATaccttggcatatccttgTGGTAATGGTCAGGTATGATGATGGTGTCAAGACCTTCACCACCTGAGAGGTTCTCAACAAACTTGAGTAAACCACAATTTTCCAGAGCCATTTCAATATTGGTATCatcaaataacattcttggatcAATGAATCTGCGAACAGTCCAACCTCTGAATACGAAGGGCAGTTGAGGAAGTACTCCGATGATCTGCCTagtcacattctttggcatatcattTAAATCACAACCATCTAGGAGAACAGAACCACCTCTATTCCTTGCCAGACCCTGCAGTACTGACAATAGGGTAGACTTTCCTGCTCCAGTTCTACCAACAATACCGATAATGTCCGAGGTATCAGCTGAGCAGGtaacattcttgagaaTGGCATGCTTCTCCTTAGACTTGCCAGACGTCACATGTACACTGACATCTCTTAGCTGTACTCTGACTTGACCTGGAACTGcatacttggaaatgtcaagtATATTAACCTGGTgcttaaagaagagcaTCTTGAGACTAGTACATCTAGCAGCTCTTCTCTTGGCATGCTCATTATAACGTCTTCTACGAAGGGAGTCcttaatattttcatcgGATGGGCTTTCATCTCCAATTGATGCAGAACGATCAACAATAACATCGGTCTGATGaatgttccttttctttttaaACTTGACCTCTGCACCAGGAAGGACAAAATTTTCGAACCTCCTGATTGATCCCATGTAAAGTTCTAGATAGCAATAAAGTCTGAGGaaattggaaaatgtgCCAGTCAGACTCAAGAAGACAGAATATGCCATGGCATAATAACCAACCTTGATCTCCACGCCAAAATAACGTGAGCGGATGATagggaagaagagaatgaatagCGCCAATGGCGCGAGTAGACACTTGAAGGCGATAGAAGTACCAAACATTGCAGAATAGGTTAGGTAATCGCACCTCAGGTTATAGTCTATATGTTCAAACATGCTATGTATCAACtcccattcctttttaaaACTGCGATATATAGGTGATCCAACTATAGCCGTCTCAATTATGGCATTGATTTGACTAAAAGATTCCATGGAAGCAAGATATGAGTGCTTGCATGACTTGACAAAATAGTAAACAAAGTACCTCAGAATGATGAAGCAAAGTATAACAGCAATTGGAGTAGACCACGGCATCATGAAGAAGAGTGTCAACGTATGGACCACAGTCTCAATCGACAAAACTGATGAGTCGTGAACGAAATGGCTAATCTCAGTGTCAATGTAGAGCGTCTCAttgtagaagaatgtgATTACACAACCCAAAGACTTCTTTATTGCCAATGCTGCAGAATTATTGGTAAAAACAGAGTCAATGCAATATTCGTGGATTCTCCTAGATACATTAAAAGAGGCCTTTGTCATGGCAACTATACGGAAGAAAGCTCCGATCATGACAGCGATGGAAAGAACAAGAATCCATCTCAAAGATTTATAACAGTACTCCTTAACATCCTCCAGCGAAACTGATGTCTTATCATGTTCATCTGTATAATTGACAATTGAGTCAGAAACCTTTGAGGTAATGATAAATTTCGTGCTATCCAAAGTTGCAAATATTAAAGTaaggaagaggaacaaAAATACCGGCCAACTGGCAGCACTGAAGTAAACCTTAAATTGTCTAATGATGTCActtttataatttttagTCTTGTTCTTATCATACAAATGTTGAACTGTTGGAGAGTCGGAATATCTAGACTCCGTAGACCTCCTTCGTCCAAGTTTGGTAAAATCATCCGAACTACACCTCCTAAGAACATCAAATGGTACAGACTGAAGTTCCATTTTATCTATTGAAGTCACCGGATATCGAACATCTTCAGTCTTGTTTTTCATGAATGATCTGAGCCTGTTATCCTGTACAAGGGCTTCACTCCTCAATGCGTACATCGGAGCATCTGGGAATGACTCCGATGACTCGGATGATACACAAGCTTCCAAAATACGCCTTGAGATGGTTAGTACTGTGGCAACATCACCCTTTGTCAATAGTCCACCATTAACACTAAAGAGATTCCTAAAGATTGTCTTCGCCACAAATGGGTCTAGTCCAGTGAAGCAGTCATCTATTACCAcaaggaatgaatggtcAGATTCACTCTCCCTATTAGTCTTACTGAAGATGAGGTAGGCATAGATGGCACGAGCAAGTCCAACTCTCATTCTCTGACCTCCACTGAGAGAGTAGCCATTTTCAGAGATCTTACGCATATCACCTCCTTCCCAGGTGGATATGTCATGCTCAAGTTCAACTGTCTTGATGACTGTCTTGTAgatatcctcatcaaatctgTGACCAAAGGTAATGTTAGACTTaatggtacccttttgtagccaCACTTTTTGAGAAgcatagaatattggcatgttgGTGGAGAGAGGCAGTGcagccattgatccttcaacaagagtcatgtcaccaagAACCgccttgacaaagttggtCTTACCAGAACCTTGAGCACCAGTAATGATGGCAAGGTCACCAGTGttgaggacaaagtcaaggtCTCTCAGACAAGTAACACCAGTATTGTCTAGAAGATCCTTCCTGCTATTTACCCACGCAAAGGAGGCCTTCTTGAACATTACAACTAGGCCTTTTGGCAGTGTCTTCTCTTCACCAGGTAGTGCCTCTGGCAAAGGAGTATCCCCAGTAAACTTGTTATCCGgaagataaaagtttggagaacaagTTCTCAAGAAACGTTCCACCCTCAGGAATGAGGTCATGCTAGTTACAAAGGATTTTAGCTTGAATGGGAGTAGATACAATGGGCCGATGATCTTCATGATGACAAAGATGGATGCCAAGAGTCCCGAAGGATCAATGCTCTCAACGTTGGTGGCGTCCTTAACTTGTCCGACAAAGTCAGTGACCAAGATGATAATGTTCACACACATGATAGATGTCATGAAAACCTTGTTGACGAGTGATAAAAAGAAACGGATGAATACCAACACTAGCTCGTCGTTTCTAGTCTCAGTTATCATATTATGACCGATGTCATCCAGTGACATTGTCTCAACCAGCTTCAATGAAGAGACAATGACCTCATTGGCCCTTGCAATTTTGTGATCCCTGATACCCAAGTAGTACCTCATGAGGAAACCATTTGTAATCTCCACAACAACCATGCATACAACAAAGGAAAGGGAGACCGATAAAATGTTCAAAGATTTGACATGAAATTGGCTGTTCATGAGAATCATGCCGTAGATGAACGCAGTCAAAAAGTCAATCATACCCGTAATGAATTCCACAAAGAAGGGAATGTAGTACGAGTCGTTTAGCACTAGAGGATATATTTTGGGAACGACCTCATTGTTCTTGTAACGCCTTGCCCGGCACAAGAATGGGTCGTTGGAACATTTATCCTCTCCAGAACAACCATGAATGATGCTCTTGCAAGCGTCAGGGTTGTCAGAGAGATGCCCAAACAGACTCCTTCTGTAACAGAGTCCATGCTGAAAAATTGTAATACGGATAGAAGAGTCCATTATAATGGCAAGTCTTTGCACGTAGTAGTTGATGTGGTCCATGCAAACGTCCTTGAATAACTCAACAGCGATGATAGAGAATGCTAGAGAGAGTAGTGTAATGAGTTTGAAACCTTTTTTTGGTAGTAAACCTAGCAATTTGTGAAGGAAAATAGCAACGCTCATTCCAACACCATTCATTACCACTACGCTCACTATAATACCAACcaaccttttccaaaaagttagCCAAATGGCCCATGCCAGAATGTACTTTGGCGGTTTCTTGGCCTTCTTCTTTACCTCTTCACTGAGGGTCTTATATGCCTCAAGACTTGCGATACCATCACTAATGTGCTTAGAAAGAATAGGCTGCCAGCGGAGTATCTGGTCGGCCAAGGGAAGAGGATGAAGCATGTAAGGGTCAAAATACTTCTCCCCTGCCGCTTTGGTCCATTTATATGCCCAtgtgaaaaatataaagcTGAATATACTCGTTTCGTCAAAGTACCGAAACTTTGTGCCGTCAGGCTTCACTACCTTCCTCAGAGTTAGGGAAGGTtcactctcccaaaagtgATGATCATACACTTCCGGGGTTCTATCCCCTTTATCTACCATCATTCTCAAAGCATAAGCCTTGTACGGAGGTCTATACCTTGTCTATATGCTTGGAAGAATAATTCTGGTTAGAGAAGTCAAAGGTAATCTCCTCGCTCTGTCTAGCCTTTAGTGCCTAAGCGATAAGTTACAACCATAAATGGCCAAGTAAAACCAAGAGTCTGTGGCTTTTAAAGCCGAAACATATCAGGAACAATGAAGGatatttattcttggcATCTTCTTCATGGGGGTTTTAACGGGCTCAGTCTCAAACCCTACGTTTTAGCAACGATGGACTGCCATGTGTAAAATTACTCGgttgatggaaaaaaaGAGATAGAAGACACATGGAGGGTGAGAAAGTGAAGAAGCGCCGTCCTTACCCGGGCACGATGTGGGTATCCTCGTCAAGACTTCGTATGGCAATAGCCAAATCAAAGAAGGTAAAAGAAAAGGGGAAGAAAAGTACAGATGATGATTTTAGGAAGGGAATCCATGACACCCACAAGTATGTCTTTATGTTGATTGCATACTGCATGGCACCCATTACCGGTGTTTCTCTGCTTCTCGAAAGCATCTTCCACTGCGAGAACATCGCCAACAAGTGTTACTTGTCATATATTATCACTGGTTCTATCTCCACCATGACGTCCCTCATTTGGCTGCAAATGGACTTTGCCTCCTGGGTACTTTACTTCTGGATGCTCATGCCTATTCTGGTTCTATTTGTCCCAGTCATATACTTTGGGAACGGACAAATAGCCAAGATgatcttcattcttctctgtGGAATAGTTGGAATTCTCGAGGCACCGATCCTTCAGGCATCTACATTTGTGATATCAAAGCTATTCCTAAATTCTGCAGCTTCAACTCTCTATTCCGGCTACCCATTTGGGCTAATCTCCATGGGACTGTTCCAGCTAGTCACGGAGTACATTGTAGGTACCAGCAGTATACCTCAGATGAGGTTATGCGCAACTCTATGCTATGGAGTCCAGGCCGTCGTCGGAATTTTCACAGCCCTCTGGGTCACCTATCTCTACATAAAGTATAACGAGCGTGTCaaaaaggaggaagagaaaaagaagaagcaaGAGCAGAAGCAAAGCCAGGAAGAGAGTAGTAGCGGGGGTGGAAAAACAAAGGTAAGATTGCTAGGCAAGGTCATAGTGGTTGTGCCGTATTATTCACCTCGTCTTGTTATACAGACCGTTGGAACTGTCCTGAGGGTGTTCTTTCATCCCTGTCTCATACCGTTCCTCATAGATTTGTCTAACAGAGAGAAACTTGTAATCTCGCTTTCTTTCATGTTCTTTGACTTTATAGGCGTAAATTATGCCGGAAACTTTGATGAAACTATTGACCCATCTGAAAAGGTTCCCTCTCAAtctcattttttatttttaatcaCAAGGGATTTGACTCTTCATCTTATATGGATATCAACTATTTCCCTGGTCTCATTTATCGtctggaacatttggaCCTGCAAATTTGAATTCACCAACTCTtcgttcttcctcctcctcTTGGCATCCATAAATGGCTTTATCGGAGGAATCTTTACTGGAAGAGGACTAAATTGTTGCTTTCCCATTCTAGAATATTATAATGGACAGGGAGTTATAGGAGATGATATCATAAAACTTGACAATATCATTAACGATATCGCACTTTCTTTCGATTACATCATGTGCTTTTTAATGTCTCTATTCTCCAACATTACTGAAAGATTCATACTCaatcacaaaaattccagagaatatattctcaGAAACAACAAGGGCGATTTATCAATCGAAACTGTAAATGCTCtactaatgcagtttaaaGGGTCATTATAATCCGTATACACCATGGATTTAAAGGAGGTAGGCAAACAGACCTCCCCTGGACCATCTTCAGGTCATTCAGATTTGTCATTTTAAATGCACTCTGCCACGATTTTAAGCATGTGGAACATTTCAATGTTTAAAGGGAACATACATTCTTAAGATTCCCATGATATCTGCATGCATGACTTTTTGGGTCCAGTGACTCTTAACACCTCCCGAGTTTAGACACCACCACTTAGCGTTTGGCATCCTGCTTTAGTATCAAAAATGCATACTATACAGCTCAAAATAGAGTTTAACATATCTGCGATCGCCATACTCCCAAATCTAGAAAGGAATGGAACAATGGGCAATACAAAGCACTTTTATCCTAAACCTGGATATGTTGCTATGAAAGTCAACGATGATGCTAAAGAGTTATGGGCATCCAAAAAACACCACGCGGGACTTTTTGATGGATATGACGATCGTTGTTTTTCTTGtattatttataaacatggcGATAAAAAGGTACTTGAGGTGATTGTAGTCGAGGGAGTATCAAGATGgtacaagtactttgaaaaggtaaatggTGAGACATGGACGAGTGTTAATAGGGAcgtatttttaaataagcTAAAGGAGATTGTGACAGGGTCAGGATAATCTACTTCTACTGTAGCACCTCCTAGTGAAGAGTCTCAATAGTGACTCCTTATGGATACTCTGAATACACAATGCAATGCTATGACGGCATCTTGATCACATTCCGTTAGAGTGTACATCTTaattaatgatagtctCTTTATATCTTCCTATTATTCATGTATGAATAGATTACAGGTCCATAAGAGGAGGTAATTCTTTGGGTACATGGATAGTGAGAAACCATAATATCTCCGGGGGTGAACCATCCACATAGGACATACACCCAGGGAATGAATAATAGAGATGATAGGTATCTATAATCCATTCTTTAAGACCCTTTGAATTGAATCTGTCTATGCTTGTACCATAACACAAATATCTCAGGCTTTAATATAAAGATTCATTGAACGGTTCCATGTATCCTGTAGAACCATTTATATGGCTCTATTCAGATACAACCAGGACATCTCTGGGATCACGGCTTTGAGATGCTTCCACGAATGGAGCAGAGCACATTTAACAGTGACCATCCATTTCACCCAAAATGCATGCCGGATGGAATGAGAGATTTTCTAGTTTATAGACATGAAAAACAACAACTATCATTTATTTATGCCGGTAGTGCAAACAAGGGATCAATTCTTGAGAATTTGGCCCCGTCGACAAATTCATCAATTAAGCACAGGGCCAAAAGTGCAGTAAATGAATGATATGGATCTGATTTACTGCATGAAGTATTGGATGAAAATCCGCCATCTTTATTTTGCGAGTTTAAAATGAAATTATAAATCTGCAAAGGCACAGAATCATCCCTAAAAATGACAATTTTCTTGCGATAATTCTTCTGTATTAGCATTAATGTCGCCAATGACCACCAAATATAGCAAATGTCATTGGATTTTCCTACTCTTCCGCTCACTCCTCCCGAAACTGAAATACGCCCCAATAGCCATCTGTATAGTCGTAAAAAAGATGTGGTAGGCTAACGTTACCAGTAGTTGGATCCTGATTTTTGATATCTTGTGCAGTCTGTCAATCagaataaatattcctATTAAACAAAAAGCGGCAGCTGCGTGGCTCTGACCCCCTGGTACGAGTGACACACCTCCATCTTGGTTGAAATGGCTCTTTATAAACTTGAAAAACAGGtcaaaatttacaaactcttgcattttttccaaaatttcatTTCTCTCTATCCTCAAAAGTTCGTTTGTTAGCACAAATGTGCACAACGACGACATCGTGTGTCTCAAATCGTGGCTGCTCTTGTAGTTTAGAGAGTTGTAAAAGAAGCCAGCCTTGTCATTCCATAGCAGTTTTATGAACATTAAGATGGATTCAAGGTCGGAATCTTGGATGATAAGGTCCCTTATCATTTCATTTTCGTCAGTTCCAGTCTTTTCAAGTagatgataaatttgtacTGCATAAAGTGTGCTTTGTATATTTGCAGTataaaattcctcattatCATACTGTCTAAAACCCTTGGCGGTGGAAATTTCTGTACTTTTTGATCGAGAATTAACGACTGTGAGACACCTTTTGAGTTTTGCCAGTATCTTTGCCAGACACTCGTCTGGTATATTCTCACCAGAGAGGATTTTTAGTCCGCAGATTGACCAAAACGATCCACAGATGAAGGACTTTTCGTAATGCATGCCGATGGAGCTAGGACCGTCATCTTTGCATAATACAGAAACTCCAaaacttgtaaatttcCTAAAGTACTCACTCAACCTATCCATGCCTAATTAATGTATAGGTCATCTAGAGCAAAAATATGTGACAAAAGTCGTAAGAAATGATCCAAAAGAGAAAGAATAGCTGAGGGTTTGTGTGATTTAGGGGCTTAAAACTCACCAAACTATCGACGAATAAATTGTGAAAGAAGGGGCTATTCCCCTTTACAAAGTAGTCGCTGGTCTTGTAATTTATGTTCATACAGACGAAAAGTCCGGAGAGGCCGTTGAATGCGATATAAGTGGCGATGCCTGGGCGATTAGAAAGTGAAGACAAGAATCGAGACAAACCTAGCAGAGAGGAGAGGTTTAGTATGCCGACAACGATTCCGATTATGATGGACGACGTGGATCTCCTGAAAATGTTATTTTCctacaaatgtgtaaacaAACTGCAGCGATAACAAATGCAAATTGTACTTTATGAGATTATCGTCCCGGTCCTGACGTCTAGAGAGCTCCAATTCATACCTGGAACGACTTGCTATGGCCTTTAACATTTTAGTTGAAAAAATTCGACTGGACGGGGAGATTCCGGACGACATCAAGGGCGACGTGTGGTGAGCGGGCGCTGCAACTGCAACGTCAATTTATTTGCGGTTATTCcctacacattttcttgaaattttggaaatgtgtaattATGATACGTTTGTTATGGATAATCGCGTCGGGTCTCTGTGCGGAGCCCTCTGACGATGGAACGAGTCACAAGGGCCTGAATATCGACATTAGCTACGCAAACAGCGGTCCCATAGGTCAAGTGAAGGGGGAATACACAGGTTTGTCCACACATGGATTATACGTGTCTGCAGGTGCTCTGATGGACGTCAAGCTCCCGGTACCGTTTCTCTACATTCGTCCCAGTTTGCTGGAAAATGTGCACCAAATCGCTGAAGCTGCACTGGTACGTTTCTGCCATCTAGTAACATTGCCGTTTTAGGAAAACGAGACCATCAAAGCCGGTAGATTGTCTGCACATGGCCACATTCTGATTTAGGCACGGAGGAGTTGTACCAGGAAATCCTGTCGAAATTCGAGAACAAAACCCCGGAAGAGATGATCACCGACCTTATAGCGAATATAAACCAGTTGGAGGCGCTGAAAGCTGAGCTAGGCACTGAAGAGTACGAGAATGCAGATTCACACATTAAATGTTACAGGAGGATTGCGCGTTTAAAATTGTCCGGAAAGAACACAACTCCAAGCACATCGTTACCGGTGCCATATCCCGTTGCGATAAACCCAAATCACGTCTAGTGCGGAGCGGGTACATGCCCATCCACGTAAAAGTTGCGAGTTATACGTGGAAGCTGTATTTTTATGCCTTCGTGCTCCTTTTGTAATACCACTTGGCATCCAAGTCTTGACCTAAGTAATGCGTATTTATGGCAATTCCACGTACGTTTCAGTTAGACAGGGGGCCAGGTCGAGCATATCCATTTCGGCTTCCGAGGGTTCCGGGAGCGAATCGTAGACGTGATCTTCCAGAATTACGTGACAAGTGGAGCATGCCATGCACCCATCACAGGCTCCTGTACGAACGTATACGAGTGAAAAACGGCAAACCTTCTAGTTCGATGTTATTTTGATGTGCAGCCTCCAGTATGTTCGTGCCAACCGGCACCGTTACATCGATCTCTTCGTCGTGTTGTACGAATACCACGCTCACCCTGGATGTGTATGAGTTGAAAAGTGGAAACGAACGTGTCGTTGCTGGAGGTGGTCAGGAATCTCCTGTGGCTTCCATTTTTCGGAAGGGCGGGCCTGGAGCCGAGGTTTCTCAACGGTATGCGTTGCAACAAATTTACTAGAAACCGCATCGTCAAAACCGGAGGGTTGCCGAGTCCATAATGTAAACTAAGGGGCATTTGTCTACAATGGGGAAGAGCACCCATTTATGGCGCCAAAATCTCACTCATATCTTAAAATGTTAAAGGTATCGACAAACGTATACGGTACCATCCTCACTAGGAGGTTTCTCAATCGCATGGTGACGTTTTCAATCGGTTTCGCAGGGACATACGCGTTCACGAACCCAGATTTGGACCGAATTTGGGAGGTTCACCCGGCCTTTGAGCAAAAGAGCTACGCCTTTGTCAATTTCTACCAGGTGGCTCCGGAGGATTCCGACCATTTCGAGAAGAACATCAAGTGCTTGACCAGGTTCCTCCAGACCCAGGAAGGTTTGGCAAATCCCAACTACACACCACGTCTACAGGCTATGGGTATACACGAGTGCTACGATTGGACAAGGACGCCAAAGGGCCGCTGGCAAACTACCAGTACGTGGGCATCCAGACGTGGTTCAACGCTGACCTCATGAAAAAGGCTCTGGACTCCACTATCTCGCAGAAGATTATCGCAAACCTGCGCCTGAAGAACCCATACAACTCgataatgtacaaaattATGGTCGACGACTCCTCCTTCGTCCCGAACTAACACACCAGTCCCCCACCCGTTGGTGCGCAACACTCTCAATTTGTCCATCATGGTCAAGTTGTTGACGTTTTATGCTCTAGTTACTCCTTTTATATTCACACGTTTCTGCTTTGGCGCACAGACTACCGCCGGTCTCCAGGAATCAACTCGACATCGCACAGGGGCCTCCTTTACACACGCCAGTCGCgaggaggaggaagaagaagtCGAACACGACGTAAGTCCCCAAAATCCCTCACAAACATCTACAGCTTGATGCCGCAGAGGACAGGTAATCGCCGCGCAAGTTACACAGACGATGCTCAgggaggaagaggaagagtcGATGCTAGAGGACGCAGAGGGTAAGTTTTGGTTCCTGTGTACCAAAATTCGCAGACGTTGGGGTCAAGGAGTCCGTCGAGGAGGTGTGTGCCCAGGGACTGTCACACTGGAATGCaggagaatgaagaggacGAGTACGCCAAGAGCAGGTCAAAGGAGAAGAACGTCGAGGTTTATCGTCTGGGTTGTGAAACAGccaaatgtgtaggatTCTGGCA
This region of Theileria equi strain WA chromosome 1, complete sequence genomic DNA includes:
- a CDS encoding hypothetical protein (encoded by transcript BEWA_032970A); protein product: MLKVSTNVYGTILTRRFLNRMVTFSIGFAGTYAFTNPDLDRIWEVHPAFEQKSYAFVNFYQVAPEDSDHFEKNIKCLTRFLQTQEGYGYTRVLRLDKDAKGPLANYQYVGIQTWFNADLMKKALDSTISQKIIANLRLKNPYNSIMYKIMVDDSSFVPN
- a CDS encoding signal peptide-containing protein (encoded by transcript BEWA_032980A), coding for MVKLLTFYALVTPFIFTRFCFGAQTTAGLQESTRHRTGASFTHASREEEEEEVEHDLDAAEDR
- a CDS encoding hypothetical protein (encoded by transcript BEWA_032990A), whose protein sequence is MLREEEEESMLEDAEDVGVKESVEEENEEDEYAKSRSKEKNVEDSGKQRIRHLMDELVGLSIQLKSINAQINEL